A window from Capricornis sumatraensis isolate serow.1 chromosome 5, serow.2, whole genome shotgun sequence encodes these proteins:
- the FZD1 gene encoding frizzled-1, whose product MAEEAPKKSRAAGGGGGGGGGGGASWELCAGALRTVPAAEGSGDAGSRRRTPADSRRLARRLLLLLWLLEAPLLLGVRAQAAGQGPGPGQQPPPPQQQQSGQQYNGERGISIPDHGYCQPISIPLCTDIAYNQTIMPNLLGHTNQEDAGLEVHQFYPLVKVQCSAELKFFLCSMYAPVCTVLEQALPPCRSLCERARQGCEALMNKFGFQWPDTLKCEKFPVHGAGELCVGQNTSDKGTPTPSLLPEFWTSNPQHGGGGHRGGGFAGGAGASERGKFSCPRALKVPSYLNYHFLGEKDCGAPCEPTKVYGLMYFGPEELRFSRTWIGIWSVLCCASTLFTVLTYLVDMRRFSYPERPIIFLSGCYTAVAVAYIAGFLLEDRVVCNDKFAEDGARTVAQGTKKEGCTILFMMLYFFSMASSIWWVILSLTWFLAAGMKWGHEAIEANSQYFHLAAWAVPAIKTITILALGQVDGDVLSGVCFVGLNNVDALRGFVLAPLFVYLFIGTSFLLAGFVSLFRIRTIMKHDGTKTEKLEKLMVRIGVFSVLYTVPATIVIACYFYEQAFRDQWERSWVAQSCKSYAIPCPHLQAGGAPPHPPMSPDFTVFMIKYLMTLIVGITSGFWIWSGKTLNSWRKFYTRLTNSKQGETTV is encoded by the coding sequence ATGGCTGAGGAGGCGCCTAAGAAGTCCCGAGCCGCCgggggaggaggcggcggcggcggcggcggcggcgcgagCTGGGAACTTTGTGCCGGGGCGCTCCGCACTGTACCGGCGGCGGAGGGGAGCGGGGACGCGGGCAGCCGCCGCCGCACCCCGGCTGACTCCCGGCGCTTGGCACGCCGGCTACTACTACTGCTTTGGCTGCTGGAGGCTCCGCTGCTGCTGGGGGTCCGGGCGCAGGCGGCCGGCCAGGGGCCCGGGCCGGGGCAGCAGCCCCCGCcgcctcagcagcagcagagcggGCAGCAGTACAACGGCGAGCGGGGCATCTCTATACCGGACCACGGTTACTGCCAGCCCATTTCCATCCCGCTGTGCACCGACATCGCGTACAATCAGACCATCATGCCCAACCTGCTGGGCCACACGAACCAGGAGGATGCGGGCCTCGAGGTGCACCAGTTCTACCCGCTGGTGAAGGTGCAGTGCTCCGCCGAGCTTAAGTTCTTCCTGTGCTCCATGTACGCGCCCGTGTGCACCGTGCTGGAGCAGGCTCTGCCGCCCTGCCGCTCGCTGTGCGAGCGCGCGCGCCAGGGCTGCGAGGCGCTCATGAACAAGTTCGGCTTCCAGTGGCCCGACACGCTCAAGTGTGAGAAGTTCCCGGTGCACGGCGCCGGCGAGCTGTGCGTGGGCCAGAACACGTCGGACAAGGGCACCCCGACGCCCTCGCTGCTGCCCGAGTTCTGGACTAGCAACCCGCAGCACGGCGGCGGAGGGCACCGGGGCGGCGGCTTCGCGGGGGGCGCCGGCGCTTCGGAGCGAGGCAAGTTCTCGTGCCCGCGCGCCCTCAAGGTGCCCTCCTACCTCAACTACCACTTCCTGGGGGAGAAGGACTGCGGCGCCCCCTGCGAGCCGACCAAGGTGTACGGGCTCATGTACTTCGGGCCAGAGGAGCTGCGCTTCTCACGCACCTGGATCGGCATCTGGTCTGTGCTGTGCTGCGCCTCCACGCTCTTCACCGTGCTCACCTACCTGGTGGACATGCGGCGCTTCAGCTACCCTGAGCGGCCCATCATCTTCCTGTCGGGCTGCTACACGGCGGTGGCCGTGGCCTACATCGCCGGCTTCCTGCTGGAGGACCGGGTGGTGTGTAACGACAAGTTCGCGGAGGACGGGGCGCGCACCGTGGCGCAGGGCACCAAGAAGGAGGGCTGCACCATTCTCTTCATGATGCTCTACTTCTTCAGCATGGCCAGCTCCATCTGGTGGGTGATCCTGTCGCTCACCTGGTTCCTGGCAGCCGGCATGAAGTGGGGCCACGAAGCTATCGAGGCGAACTCGCAGTATTTTCACCTGGCCGCCTGGGCCGTGCCGGccatcaagaccatcaccattcTGGCGCTGGGCCAGGTGGACGGCGATGTGCTAAGCGGGGTGTGCTTCGTGGGGCTCAACAACGTGGACGCTCTGCGCGGCTTCGTGCTGGCGCCCCTCTTCGTGTACCTGTTCATCGGCACGTCGTTCCTCCTGGCCGGCTTCGTGTCCCTCTTCCGCATTCGCACCATCATGAAGCACGACGGCACCAAGACCGAGAAGCTGGAGAAACTCATGGTGCGCATCGGCGTCTTCAGCGTTCTCTACACCGTGCCGGCCACCATCGTCATCGCCTGCTACTTCTACGAGCAGGCCTTCCGGGACCAGTGGGAGCGCAGCTGGGTGGCCCAGAGCTGCAAGAGCTATgccatcccctgcccccacctccaggcGGGCGGTGCCCCGCCGCACCCGCCCATGAGCCCCGACTTCACAGTCTTCATGATCAAGTACCTTATGACCCTCATCGTGGGCATCACGTCAGGCTTCTGGATCTGGTCCGGCAAGACCCTCAACTCCTGGAGGAAGTTCTACACTCGGCTTACCAACAGCAAACAGGGGGAGACCACCGTCTGA